The genomic window ATAATGCACAATGTGACAAAACTGCCGTTAAATACAAATGTGACAGAGGCGGCAATTGTTATGGATCAAAAAGCGATAGGATCGGTGCTTGTTGAAGAAAATAATAATGTAGTCGGTATGGTGACAGAAAGGGATATTTTGAGGAAAGTCGTCGCGAAAAAGTTAAACGCGGACAAAGTGACGATAAAGCAGATTATGAACGCTCCTTTAATAACCGTTGATTCCGAGACGAGCATTTTGGACGCGAGCGGTATCCTGGCGGGCAAAAAAATAAGAAGGCTTGTTATCACGGAGAAAGATAAAATTGTCGGGATAGTAACCGCTAATGATATAGCTAAAAACCTGGGGTTTGTAATCGGGCAGAGGGTTGTTAACATATCCAAATCAAGCGGTTTCAGGCCTAATTATTAAAGCCCCAGTATCTTGTTTGTTTTCGCCACAATTTCGTCAGGGTCAAAAGGTTTGGTGATATATTCGTTTGCGCCGCAATCCACCCCTTTCTGGCGGTCGATTTCCTGGCCTTTGGCTGTAAGCATTATCAGAACTTTGACAGTTAAACCCTAAAAAATCGCAAAAGAAGCGAAAAGAACCGCATAGAAATAAGGGGCGGTTCTTTTTTTTGGCCAAAGTGTAGTGCCATGTTTGATTAAAAATAATTAAAATTT from bacterium includes these protein-coding regions:
- a CDS encoding CBS domain-containing protein is translated as MKVKEIMHNVTKLPLNTNVTEAAIVMDQKAIGSVLVEENNNVVGMVTERDILRKVVAKKLNADKVTIKQIMNAPLITVDSETSILDASGILAGKKIRRLVITEKDKIVGIVTANDIAKNLGFVIGQRVVNISKSSGFRPNY
- a CDS encoding response regulator, whose translation is MLTAKGQEIDRQKGVDCGANEYITKPFDPDEIVAKTNKILGL